The Pan paniscus chromosome 15, NHGRI_mPanPan1-v2.0_pri, whole genome shotgun sequence genome includes a window with the following:
- the LOC129393821 gene encoding short coiled-coil protein B-like, translated as MDAVDAENHLEVEGKTQLINQVLEPQHTLQDLPVRGDAVMEENLKLKSENQVLRQYTENFMSASSVFQTTDTKSKRKYRIEALLFYGIAADLSLYVGQISKVIVPLFVVSLNIYEANVRCRQHS; from the coding sequence ATGGATGCAGTTGATGCTGAAAATCATTTGGAAGTGGAGGGAAAAACACAGCTTATTAATCAAGTGTTGGAACCCCAACATACACTTCAAGATCTCCCTGTCAGAGGAGATGCAGTTATGGAAGAAAATCTCAAGCTAAAATCAGAAAACCAAGTTCTTAGACAATACACAGAAAATTTCATGTCAGCTTCTAGTGTTTTTCAAACAACTgacacaaaaagcaaaagaaaatacagaattgaAGCCCTTCTGTTTTATGGAATTGCTGCTGACCTTTCTTTATATGTTGGACAGATTTCAAAAGTGATAGTACCTTTGTTTGTGGTTTCATTGAATATTTATGAAGCTAATGTCAGATGTAGGCAACATTCATAG